acataaaatagCATAAAAAGATCTGAGACGTTGGTTGTGGAGATACATGTTACTCAagacttttatttcatttcatcccATATCTGCTCACCTACAGAGGACTAACTTCAGTTCAGCAAAATAATATGGTACTACTGTGAAGGTAAAACGTAGCGAGATATGCCATGGAGTGTTACACTCGAAATTCCATGAAATATCATTGAGGCAAACGTAATTAGCAATAAAGTTACCTCTTGTACCCAAAACGTCGGGAAACGATGTTTTTCTTAGTTTCTTTAACCTTCTCAGAGTAGAATTCTCATCATCAGACGAGGAGTCATCGTCATTCCTGCAAAGAAACAAGCATTCAAAAGCGATGTTGGGCAAAACACCTCCTGACAGTACAGCCACGTACAGCTCGTACGTACTTCCAAAATTTTAAAGCAACCTTTAACGGTATCTTGATCATACTGCTAAAGTATCGTTTGAAATCGTACTAGCAGTTCTTAGGAGACTTTGCCGCCATAACCAGAAAATGTGTTCACTCTTGTAAACATGAAATGTCATAACTGAAACCCCATACCTGTCTCTTTTGAAGCTTCTGTTGAACGCGGTATCATCATCGCTGACCAACCAGCTAAGATAGTTGCGAAAATGAGCCACTAGGGACTTCatcattttgtaaaattatatttccatCACCATGTAGTTTAATTCCGTTTTTAAAGATGTTATAGTTTACGAAAAACACAAATCAAGCCGCAATTCGCATTTCGCAACGACAGCAGCCACCAAAGTTGACATAGAGTGTCACAGACTAATAAGCTGCATCTACACGTTTGTTCTTTTCATagagtaaagtaaagtaagtaagttaaactattacagtaaattaatcaataagctcttgttatatgtttattgtatttattattgtattcgAACGTGTGTAGTTCgaatacaataataaactttttggCAAGATTTACACATTTGACATTACTAACGTGGAGCGTAGAAGCGTAGAAGCGTAGCTCTACCCACGAGTCATTACTCAGATACAGCCTACAGGTGACGTATGCGCAACTTGGCGCAAACTCGGCTGCAAAGAATAGATGAATCGGCTACACACTTATCGTTACTCGTGAATTTTCGCACGAATTGCGGAAATGTAGAGCCGACTGGGGAAAAAAATGAGATCGCGACGCAAAGAATACGCGAATCGTTTCCACTcatcactgacctctattatactatgGTACGCTGGACTGTACCATACAAAATGACAGTTAAAAATTGTGCCGtttttatggagggtagaggtaaggagagtcatctgtgtatatgaaaaagtgtcgtcaaaatgtattaaattaggatggcgccacatttgcatcagggtaactcttaaaagaagcgccaaatataaatattgttagagtaggcttgaaaaataaacaaggaagtatggagatacaaggaagtaaggttatatttaccacaatattgtgtacaacgtaagttgttgaaattctcaataattaactactttagtcgataatgacattaatttttttaactcggcatgcttctattcatctacgattgctacattcataccataccctgtgcatccaccagcgccactgtggaggatttttgaactgttatttagcgcatgcactggacactttttcaacttttctcccatataagatgactctccttacctctaccctccatagttttgAGGCGCTAGTACTATGATAGGGTTATGCCGAGTACTTTGTCGATTGTACTCGTTGACGCTATCGACGTTACAGGATTCCGTTACTATAttggtttatttaattaatataatggaTGCGAAAAATAAATGTCTCAAGTTTGGGGTTCTAAGTTGATTATTAATGATTACTCCTACTTCTGTTCCACACTTCTCCTGAGGAATTTTTTTAAGGGCATTTCACACGTACCACTTTTAAGAAGTGCATAATTTTTTGAGTTGGAATGGAAATTggcagatatttttattttttctatttgtacataatatacttttaccTTAGCAGCTCATTTCCTGTATACTTTTTAATACTTCTTTCAAGAGCTTAACTTtttcagtaattaaataataaataaatattctaagaaAGTAAGGGTAgtgtattatgggtactgagattatatctatttatatttttctgaattataaacataaatatagccctagcaaagataaaaaatacaaatatcgGAATTGATAACCTTCTCCTTTTTCAAGTCGGTTAAAAACGACCGTAACGTACAATACGCAATAAAGCAATTCTATACCTTTAATAGCAgaattattatatcattatagAATTTTAAAACTCTATAGTTAGTTCCGAGAACCTTTACCATTGCTATCAgcgccaatattttttttaaatcaaatggCTTCAATAAAACATTCAATACAGAGATGTTTATTTCCAGTACAGCGTAGTTTATTAGAGGTCAGTGACTCGTTTATTGCCGCTAGTTCGCGGCTTCGCGCGCTATTCGCGCTTATGTCTGGATCGGACATTAGACgtagttttcataaaatttatggagggtagaggtaaggagagtcatcttatatgggagaaaagttgaaaaagtgtccagttgttgcgctaattAACAGCtaaaaaatcctccacaatggcgctggtggatgcacagggtatggtatgaatgtagcaatcgtagatgaattgaagtatgccgagttaaaaaatttaatgtcaatatcgactaaagtagttaattattgagaatttcaacaacttacgttgtacacaatattgtggtaaatataaccttacttccttgtatctccatacttccttgtttatttttcaagcctactctaacaatatttatatttggcgcttcttttaagagttaccctgatgcaaatgtggcgccatcctaatttaatacattttgacgacactttttcatatacacagatgactctccttacctctaccctccataataaaattgtaatctaGTAATAACCACAGACTATAATGATACTAGTGATGTCATTGCTTTACTCAGTGCCACGGTATGGAGGCTTGAAGGTCTGTATCTGTGGTGTTACACCGCGGTAAATTTAACCTTACTTTTCAGTTATCTCGTTTCCATGTTTACAATATTCTTTGCAAACGAGTCttaatatctttttatattttaattgtgtagctgaataaacattaataatgcTACAACCGATAAAGCACGTTTTAAACCGCAAGAGAATTATTCTCGCAAGTGGTTCACCAAGAAGAAGAGAATTAGTGGAAAATATTGTAAGAATTTCTGCCTTACTTGTATAACTAACTGTTCCTCGTGACTTCGTAAGTTTGTCTGCAAATGGCTCGCAAAATCACGTCGCCCGTTTGttctacttattcgatcgctTTAATGTGTCTTAAAACACGTCTTTAATGTGGCTTATCCTCTCCTTTTCTCATAAGTGGATTAGATTGCACAAGAAGCTTCTAGTTTGGGTATTGAACACTTATTAATTGTTGCATATGACGAAGAAGAACTCTAATCTGAGAACAAAGCTCAAaccattgtaaataaaattttcatttttaggGTCTAAAAGTGGAACTTTGTCCTTCATTGTTTGAAGAAAATCTGGATCCAAAAACTTTTAACTGCTTCTCAGCATTTGTGGAAGAGACAGCATTGCAGAAAGTTCTGGAAGTAGAAAATAGGTTAAAGTCCCTAGGAACACCACCTGATGTTGTGATAGGGGCTGATACAATGGTCACATTAGATGGTGCGATGTTTGGTAAACCTACCTCAAAAAAGGAAGCTTTTGTTATGCTAAAGAGGTAATTACTATATTATTCAATGACTAGTTGCACTGAGTGTGCCAATCTGGCATGAACAAATTAGCAAAATCTCCTCTCCGAATGAAGGTTAAGGCAACTCCACTACACTGGCCaagaattggtagactttaaacacccctgagaacattatggagaatatTTAAGGCATGCAGtatttcctcaggatgtttgccgtcactgttaaagcaaatgatatttaattgtataaaaaacaaactcacataactctgataagttagaggtgtgtgctaggCATCAAACTTGGTATCCTCGAAAGGGACGCCTTACCCACTATGCTAAATTAGGCTCTGCTTAACTCCGCTCCACTAccacttattaatatttttaaagaaaaatcaaatttagttattaagattgaaagttttattatgttGTCTTAAATTTTAAGTCCTCCGattcacttttatatttttttcagtctTTCGGGCCGTAGTCACACTGTATACACTGGAGTTGTAGTTAAATCGCTAGACAAAGTTGTCAAGTTTACAGAGAAGACAGATGTTGTTTTTGGAAAACTAGATGATGAACAGATTCAAGGTTATATAGATACAGGGGAGCCAATGTAAGAACACTTTTTACACCCTCATGTTAACAATCTCTTATATGCCAATTTTTGATTTTCatgcacaataataataatttgtataaccTAGGTATTTAATCTTTTTACAATTTTCCCTGTGTAAAAAGAAATTGAATGGCTAATGAAAAGccttttaattatatatcaattattatttttttgagcCAAAGATCATCAAAGGATTTAATCATTAAAGGTTTTTtgagtagtacagctttttgtgacagagctcat
This Pararge aegeria chromosome 3, ilParAegt1.1, whole genome shotgun sequence DNA region includes the following protein-coding sequences:
- the LOC120637194 gene encoding probable bifunctional dTTP/UTP pyrophosphatase/methyltransferase protein isoform X2 codes for the protein MLQPIKHVLNRKRIILASGSPRRRELVENIGLKVELCPSLFEENLDPKTFNCFSAFVEETALQKVLEVENRLKSLGTPPDVVIGADTMVTLDGAMFGKPTSKKEAFVMLKSLSGRSHTVYTGVVVKSLDKVVKFTEKTDVVFGKLDDEQIQGYIDTGEPMQWLSTNGWS
- the LOC120637194 gene encoding dTTP/UTP pyrophosphatase isoform X1, which encodes MLQPIKHVLNRKRIILASGSPRRRELVENIGLKVELCPSLFEENLDPKTFNCFSAFVEETALQKVLEVENRLKSLGTPPDVVIGADTMVTLDGAMFGKPTSKKEAFVMLKSLSGRSHTVYTGVVVKSLDKVVKFTEKTDVVFGKLDDEQIQGYIDTGEPMDKAGGYGIQGVGGTFVERVEGDYFTVVGLPLYRLCSVLYELFKENK